From Saprospiraceae bacterium, one genomic window encodes:
- a CDS encoding ketoacyl-ACP synthase III — MNTKIAGIGYYIPDRVVPNSELVKMMDTSDEWIQERTGIKERRYGHPHKETTTTMGARAAEIAVERAGIQKEDIDLIIFATLSPDYFFPGCGVLVQRELKITHKEMPALDIRNQCSGFVYGLAVANAFIKSGQYKNILLIGSEMHSMGLDFTDRGRNVTVIFGDGAGAAILQATTEQEKGVLSTHLHSDGTHAEELAFINPGCHGGHHLGTDRFGYPEQEYGGIFLTEKMWQDQDIFPNMNGQLVFKTAVTKFPAVIQEALAQNGLTPADIDMLIPHQANLRIAQFVQKTLGLRDDQVWNNIQKYGNTTAASVPIALCEAWEAGKIQTGDLVCLAAFGSGFTWGSALIRW, encoded by the coding sequence CTGAACACGAAAATTGCTGGAATTGGCTATTATATTCCGGATAGGGTAGTGCCCAATTCAGAACTGGTCAAAATGATGGATACTTCTGATGAGTGGATACAGGAGAGAACAGGAATCAAGGAAAGGAGATACGGTCACCCCCATAAAGAAACCACCACCACCATGGGTGCAAGGGCAGCAGAAATAGCGGTTGAAAGAGCAGGTATCCAGAAAGAAGACATTGACCTGATTATATTTGCCACACTTAGTCCTGATTATTTTTTTCCGGGTTGCGGTGTTTTGGTTCAGAGAGAACTTAAAATTACACATAAAGAAATGCCGGCATTGGATATACGAAATCAATGTTCGGGCTTTGTTTATGGACTTGCTGTTGCGAATGCTTTCATAAAGAGTGGCCAGTATAAAAATATTTTGTTGATTGGTTCTGAAATGCATTCCATGGGTTTGGATTTTACTGACCGAGGAAGAAATGTAACGGTCATTTTTGGTGATGGGGCAGGCGCAGCCATTCTCCAAGCTACTACTGAGCAGGAAAAAGGTGTGCTTTCCACCCATCTGCACTCTGATGGAACCCATGCAGAAGAATTGGCCTTTATCAATCCCGGTTGTCATGGCGGGCATCATTTAGGCACTGATCGGTTTGGATATCCTGAGCAGGAGTATGGAGGTATTTTTCTCACAGAAAAAATGTGGCAGGATCAAGACATTTTTCCGAATATGAATGGACAACTTGTGTTCAAAACAGCTGTGACTAAATTTCCTGCTGTAATCCAGGAAGCTTTGGCTCAAAATGGATTGACACCTGCAGACATTGATATGTTGATTCCCCATCAGGCTAATTTGCGAATTGCGCAATTTGTACAAAAGACTTTAGGTCTCAGAGATGATCAGGTCTGGAACAACATCCAAAAGTATGGCAACACCACAGCAGCATCTGTCCCAATTGCTTTATGCGAAGCCTGGGAAGCTGGCAAAATCCAAACAGGGGATTTAGTTTGCTTGGCGGCATTTGGTAGTGGATTTACTTGGGGTTCAGCTTTGATCAGATGGTAA
- the bshB1 gene encoding bacillithiol biosynthesis deacetylase BshB1: MPVDILAIGVHPDDVELSCSGSLLANRTKGFRFGILDLTKGELGTRGNADLRVKEAAAAAQILGSDFRKILNMKDGFFQIDQSHILPIVEIIREAKPQYVLANAIVDRHPDHGRAAQLINEACFYSGLRKIETDYIGKEQAPWRPKAVYFYVQDYVSTPDLVVDTTGFMDQKLEAIKAFNSQFYKEGSTEPESPISSKDFLDFIKSRDKVMGRYIGVEYGEGFKVARPIGVRSFNGLV; encoded by the coding sequence ATCCCTGTTGACATTTTGGCCATCGGTGTGCATCCTGATGATGTAGAACTTTCCTGTTCGGGTAGTCTTTTGGCAAATCGCACAAAGGGATTTCGATTTGGAATCCTTGATTTGACGAAGGGAGAATTGGGTACCCGTGGCAATGCGGATTTAAGGGTGAAAGAGGCTGCCGCCGCCGCTCAAATTTTGGGATCAGATTTCAGGAAAATATTAAACATGAAGGATGGTTTTTTCCAAATAGATCAATCTCACATCCTGCCCATTGTTGAAATTATTCGCGAAGCAAAACCTCAATACGTGCTTGCCAATGCCATTGTAGACAGACACCCTGACCACGGACGAGCAGCACAATTGATCAATGAAGCTTGTTTTTATTCGGGACTAAGGAAAATAGAGACTGATTATATTGGTAAGGAACAAGCGCCATGGAGGCCCAAAGCTGTCTATTTCTATGTTCAGGACTATGTCAGTACTCCGGATTTGGTGGTGGATACCACTGGGTTTATGGATCAAAAGCTGGAAGCCATTAAAGCATTCAATTCTCAATTTTACAAGGAAGGGTCAACCGAACCAGAGTCACCCATATCTTCAAAAGATTTTTTGGATTTCATCAAATCCCGAGACAAAGTTATGGGAAGATACATTGGTGTGGAATATGGAGAAGGTTTTAAAGTTGCACGCCCCATTGGCGTCAGAAGTTTTAATGGGTTGGTGTAA
- a CDS encoding DUF853 family protein — MKEKFVEDIQKSYLFKGDSFFLGCGFYDNMVVSEARVSLPIKMFNRHGLIAGATGTGKTKTLQVLAEQLSQKGVSSLLLDIKGDLSGIAAEGASNPKIIERHQLLNEEWKSFASPVEFLTLSDQPGTRLRATVSEFGPVLLSKILNLNDTQQGVVALIFKFCDDRALPLLDLRDLKKVLQYVSNEGKNEIIQEFGSVSSTSVGTILRKIIELEQQGAESFFGERSFEVEDLVRTNREGHGMVSILRVVDIQDKPKFFSTFMLQILAEIYSKFPEEGDPDKPKLVMFLDEAHLLFEEASEALLNQMETIIKLIRSKGIGLIFITQNPIDIPASILSQLGMKIQHALRAFTAKDRKAIKMAAENYPETNFYNVSKIITELGIGEALVTALNEKGIPTALVHTMLRAPESRMDVLKEDEILSIVRKSEIAGYYNEQINRESAEEILSKKLEDFNRNFPEKETQNSRTGKHEKSTVEKVLGSPTARSLGNTVVREVTRGLMGMLGIKTRSTTRKSTTGWF; from the coding sequence ATGAAAGAAAAGTTTGTTGAAGACATTCAAAAATCCTATTTATTCAAAGGAGATAGTTTTTTCTTGGGTTGTGGGTTTTATGACAATATGGTGGTATCTGAGGCAAGGGTAAGTCTTCCCATTAAAATGTTTAATCGTCATGGTCTAATTGCGGGGGCAACAGGTACCGGTAAAACCAAAACACTTCAGGTATTGGCAGAGCAATTGTCCCAAAAAGGCGTTTCATCACTACTATTGGATATCAAAGGTGATTTGAGCGGAATTGCAGCAGAAGGAGCCAGCAACCCAAAAATTATAGAGAGGCACCAATTGTTGAATGAAGAGTGGAAGTCATTTGCCAGCCCGGTCGAATTTTTGACATTAAGCGACCAACCAGGAACCAGACTCAGAGCAACAGTTTCAGAATTTGGACCTGTATTGCTTTCCAAAATTTTAAACTTAAATGACACCCAACAAGGAGTTGTGGCTTTAATATTTAAATTTTGTGACGACAGGGCTTTGCCATTGCTGGACTTAAGAGATTTGAAAAAAGTATTGCAATATGTTTCTAACGAGGGCAAGAATGAAATCATTCAAGAATTTGGTTCTGTATCATCTACCTCCGTTGGAACCATATTGCGTAAAATCATTGAACTGGAACAACAAGGAGCAGAATCGTTTTTTGGTGAGCGCAGTTTTGAGGTGGAAGACCTTGTTAGAACCAACCGTGAAGGACATGGAATGGTGAGTATATTGCGAGTGGTGGACATCCAAGACAAGCCGAAATTTTTTAGTACATTCATGTTGCAAATACTTGCAGAGATCTATTCGAAATTTCCTGAGGAAGGCGATCCGGATAAACCCAAGTTGGTCATGTTTTTGGATGAAGCTCATTTGTTGTTTGAAGAAGCTTCAGAAGCATTGTTAAACCAAATGGAAACCATTATCAAACTTATTCGCTCCAAAGGAATAGGTTTGATTTTTATAACACAAAATCCGATTGACATTCCAGCATCCATTTTAAGTCAACTCGGGATGAAAATCCAACATGCACTCAGAGCATTTACCGCAAAGGACAGAAAGGCAATAAAGATGGCTGCAGAAAATTATCCGGAAACCAATTTTTACAATGTATCTAAAATAATTACTGAGTTGGGGATAGGGGAGGCATTGGTTACAGCGTTGAATGAAAAAGGAATTCCTACGGCCCTTGTGCATACCATGCTAAGAGCGCCTGAATCAAGAATGGATGTATTGAAAGAAGATGAAATTTTATCCATAGTTAGAAAATCAGAAATTGCTGGATATTACAATGAGCAAATCAATCGCGAAAGTGCTGAAGAGATATTGAGTAAAAAGTTGGAAGATTTTAATAGAAATTTTCCAGAAAAAGAAACTCAAAACAGCCGTACTGGAAAGCATGAGAAATCTACAGTAGAGAAGGTGCTTGGAAGTCCAACCGCCAGATCATTGGGCAATACTGTGGTCAGGGAAGTGACCCGGGGATTGATGGGCATGCTGGGTATCAAAACAAGAAGTACTACCAGAAAAAGTACTACAGGTTGGTTTTAA
- the ung gene encoding uracil-DNA glycosylase — protein sequence MEVQIENSWKTQIQTEFEKEYFIQLTTQLKELKKAGTVIYPPGPLIFNAFALTPWEKIKVVVLGQDPYHGHGEAMGLCFSVPRSMPQPPSLKNIFKELNRDLACPIPTHGDLTAWARQGVLLLNASLTVEKDKPNSHRNIGWHRFTDFIISQISLQKNGIVFLLWGNFAKSKRVFIDGAKHLVLESPHPSPLAGNGFFGNCHFSKTNQFLTTQNLAPIHWCIED from the coding sequence ATGGAAGTCCAAATAGAAAATTCCTGGAAAACTCAAATACAAACTGAATTTGAGAAAGAGTATTTTATTCAACTAACGACACAACTTAAAGAACTAAAAAAGGCAGGTACTGTCATCTATCCGCCTGGACCCTTGATATTCAATGCCTTTGCATTAACTCCATGGGAAAAAATAAAAGTGGTTGTCCTTGGTCAGGATCCATATCATGGACACGGAGAGGCAATGGGTTTGTGTTTCTCTGTGCCAAGGTCAATGCCGCAACCTCCCTCACTTAAGAACATTTTTAAAGAATTGAATCGGGATCTGGCTTGCCCAATCCCAACACACGGTGATCTGACTGCCTGGGCAAGACAAGGAGTATTGCTACTGAATGCTTCTCTTACTGTGGAGAAAGATAAACCCAATTCACATCGAAACATCGGATGGCATCGCTTCACCGATTTTATAATTTCACAGATTAGTTTGCAGAAGAATGGAATTGTATTTTTACTTTGGGGCAATTTTGCAAAATCAAAAAGAGTATTTATTGATGGCGCAAAGCATCTGGTTTTAGAAAGCCCACACCCTTCGCCCTTGGCTGGTAATGGATTTTTCGGAAATTGCCACTTTTCAAAAACAAATCAATTTTTAACCACTCAAAATCTTGCACCGATTCACTGGTGTATAGAAGACTGA
- a CDS encoding SprB repeat-containing protein, with protein sequence MSILQFIWCLLVLLPTFIFSQPKKQWTKSYGGNGGEYTNKAIVFDDSLILAVGRSNSSNLGSKGLDDGALCFFNKNGGLNHIKTFGSPSNDVFNGVSKMPNGNLICAGNANGQGGDVSTQYGLLDGWMLMYNPITRMKVWEKNYGGSNNDQINDVSFLEAGKIIFVGGTRSTDRDLNANKGNFDIMVGTADESGTVVRVRNFGGTREDIARKIMNAGGGEFWVAGETQSSEEGDFNGLKNKGGRDIFLMRFNRNTSLLKTTIYGSLGDDLVGDMVAFRDGSVLIASTINGGGGDVDSTYGSKDIFLLKLDREGSILWKKTIGGTGDEELSALVLDQNEEIILLTSSNSADGHFPINYGEKDINIVKLDKDGNHLWTQNYGGRRTETEGSIAIDDENLIFTVNASFSIDRDLDTSNTNTPNFWIMHLYECPYIENEIVREICLGDSVEINGKLYYLGNDKGFDTLVGSSFRGCDSVLKIQVYFNSPSTEFLRDTLCDNGTATINGVVFDKNKKDHVFLLSNQYGCDSNLIVNLHFTEPISIRDTTIVHDNGTGNGRIQVNLQGGTGPYIYNWSNGFSSSQIVNLIAGRYTLTVTDARSCVEMFSFIVRSTVSSDNQQFSNIKWHRAQESWFFELESGLESIEIFSPEGQNLFFNNDSSQRYECNVQSLPEGLLIAVIKTMDGRQQILKFVNHR encoded by the coding sequence ATGAGTATTTTACAATTTATCTGGTGTTTACTTGTTTTGTTGCCCACTTTCATTTTTTCTCAACCAAAGAAGCAATGGACAAAATCATATGGTGGCAATGGCGGTGAATACACAAACAAGGCCATTGTGTTTGATGATAGTTTGATTCTCGCTGTCGGAAGATCCAATTCAAGTAATTTGGGTTCAAAAGGATTGGATGACGGGGCCCTGTGTTTTTTTAATAAAAATGGTGGGCTTAATCACATTAAAACTTTCGGATCCCCCTCGAACGATGTTTTCAATGGGGTGAGCAAGATGCCAAACGGTAATTTGATTTGTGCTGGAAATGCCAATGGTCAGGGTGGCGATGTATCTACTCAGTATGGATTGCTAGATGGATGGATGTTAATGTATAACCCAATTACAAGGATGAAAGTCTGGGAAAAGAATTATGGCGGATCCAACAATGATCAAATCAATGATGTCAGTTTTCTGGAAGCGGGCAAAATAATTTTCGTTGGTGGAACCAGATCAACTGATCGAGATCTAAATGCCAACAAGGGTAATTTTGACATAATGGTTGGCACAGCAGATGAATCAGGCACTGTCGTTAGGGTTAGAAATTTTGGGGGAACCCGTGAAGACATAGCCCGTAAAATAATGAATGCAGGAGGTGGCGAATTTTGGGTAGCTGGTGAAACCCAATCTTCCGAAGAAGGGGATTTCAATGGCTTAAAAAACAAAGGAGGAAGAGACATATTCTTAATGCGGTTTAATCGCAATACTTCACTCTTGAAGACCACCATTTACGGCAGTCTTGGAGACGATTTGGTAGGTGACATGGTAGCTTTTCGCGATGGTTCAGTATTAATTGCTTCCACGATTAACGGTGGAGGTGGGGATGTGGATTCCACTTATGGCTCCAAGGATATTTTCTTATTGAAATTGGATCGTGAAGGAAGTATTCTTTGGAAGAAAACAATTGGTGGAACCGGTGATGAAGAATTGTCAGCATTGGTTTTAGATCAAAATGAAGAAATTATTTTATTGACAAGTTCGAATTCAGCAGATGGACATTTTCCGATCAATTATGGTGAAAAAGACATCAATATCGTCAAGTTGGATAAAGATGGCAATCATCTTTGGACACAGAATTACGGTGGACGACGGACAGAAACAGAAGGGTCCATCGCCATTGACGATGAAAATTTGATTTTTACCGTAAACGCCAGTTTTAGCATTGATCGCGATTTAGATACAAGCAATACCAATACACCGAATTTTTGGATCATGCATTTGTATGAATGTCCATACATCGAAAATGAAATCGTCCGGGAAATTTGCTTGGGAGATAGTGTTGAGATAAATGGCAAATTGTATTATCTCGGAAATGATAAGGGATTTGACACTTTGGTGGGATCTTCCTTTAGGGGATGTGATTCTGTATTAAAAATTCAAGTGTATTTCAACTCCCCTTCGACAGAATTTTTGAGAGATACATTGTGTGACAATGGCACTGCAACAATTAATGGTGTTGTTTTTGATAAGAATAAAAAGGACCATGTATTTTTACTATCCAACCAATATGGCTGCGATAGCAATTTAATCGTCAACTTGCATTTTACGGAGCCAATATCTATAAGAGATACAACCATAGTCCATGACAATGGAACAGGCAATGGTCGAATTCAAGTCAATCTCCAAGGTGGAACCGGACCTTATATTTACAACTGGAGCAATGGATTTTCAAGTTCACAAATTGTCAATCTTATAGCAGGGAGATATACCTTAACAGTGACTGATGCGAGATCTTGTGTAGAAATGTTTTCTTTTATCGTTCGATCTACCGTTTCTTCAGACAATCAACAGTTTTCAAATATAAAATGGCATAGAGCACAGGAAAGCTGGTTTTTTGAACTTGAATCTGGTTTAGAATCAATTGAGATATTCTCTCCAGAAGGCCAAAATTTGTTTTTCAATAATGATTCCTCGCAAAGATATGAATGTAATGTTCAGAGTTTGCCGGAAGGACTATTGATTGCTGTAATCAAAACAATGGATGGCCGACAACAAATTCTTAAATTTGTCAACCACAGATAA
- a CDS encoding MBL fold metallo-hydrolase, which translates to MFGVVPKSLWKKMNPPDDNNMCTWALRCLLIQTEHRNILIDTGMGDKQDEKFKSHFYPHGDTHLLGSIGNLGLSPEDITDVFLTHLHFDHCGGAVQRDSRGELIPTFPKAVYWSNKLHWDWAFKPNDRERASFLRENFVPLLKHGMVKWIDSEGLHPDWPFELKVSFCNGHTEGLMILDFDFNGQNFIYPTDLIPSSYHISLPFIMAYDVRPLETLKEKSRILESALERNSIFVFEHDPIHPFASIHKNDFGKIQIAAYPKSI; encoded by the coding sequence ATGTTTGGGGTAGTGCCCAAAAGCCTTTGGAAAAAAATGAACCCACCTGATGATAACAATATGTGTACTTGGGCCCTGCGATGTCTTTTAATCCAAACTGAGCATCGCAATATTCTGATAGACACAGGAATGGGTGATAAACAGGATGAAAAATTCAAATCTCACTTTTATCCCCATGGCGATACACATTTATTAGGCTCCATTGGTAATCTTGGTTTATCGCCGGAAGATATCACGGATGTATTTTTAACACACCTTCATTTTGACCATTGTGGCGGAGCCGTACAAAGAGATTCAAGAGGCGAGTTAATACCTACTTTTCCGAAGGCGGTGTATTGGTCCAATAAGCTTCATTGGGACTGGGCATTCAAGCCAAATGATCGGGAACGCGCTAGCTTTCTTCGGGAAAATTTTGTACCTCTATTGAAACACGGCATGGTCAAATGGATTGATTCTGAAGGACTTCACCCTGATTGGCCGTTTGAACTCAAAGTCAGCTTTTGCAATGGACATACAGAAGGATTGATGATCCTGGATTTTGATTTTAATGGTCAAAATTTTATATACCCCACTGATCTTATTCCTTCAAGCTATCATATCTCCTTGCCTTTTATTATGGCTTATGATGTCAGGCCTTTGGAGACATTAAAAGAAAAAAGTAGAATCTTGGAATCCGCATTGGAAAGAAACTCCATTTTTGTTTTTGAACACGATCCAATACATCCTTTTGCTTCGATCCATAAAAATGATTTTGGAAAAATTCAGATAGCAGCTTACCCAAAATCGATTTAG
- a CDS encoding 6,7-dimethyl-8-ribityllumazine synthase, with protein MAGKLPSNKKNSPSLKGKYRIAIVYSEWHENIVNNLLEACKKVLLDQKSPPSEILIHSVPGSFELPLAAQWLLETKSLDGIICLGCIVKGETQHDEFIAHAINKSLLDLSLKFGKPVINGVLTTMNIKQAKARSGGKLGNKGKDCAYTLLKMIYLRKMIQKIAR; from the coding sequence ATGGCTGGCAAGTTGCCATCCAATAAGAAAAATTCCCCTTCCCTTAAAGGAAAATATCGTATTGCCATCGTTTATAGCGAATGGCATGAAAATATCGTAAACAATCTACTGGAGGCTTGCAAAAAAGTTTTACTCGATCAAAAATCACCACCCTCTGAAATTTTGATTCACAGTGTACCTGGCTCGTTCGAATTGCCCCTTGCTGCTCAATGGCTGCTTGAAACCAAAAGCCTAGATGGAATCATTTGCCTGGGGTGCATTGTAAAAGGAGAGACACAACACGATGAATTCATCGCCCATGCAATTAACAAATCCCTGCTCGATTTGAGTTTAAAATTTGGAAAACCTGTGATTAATGGGGTATTGACGACCATGAATATCAAACAAGCCAAGGCGAGATCAGGGGGAAAACTCGGCAACAAAGGCAAAGATTGTGCATATACTTTATTGAAAATGATCTATTTGCGAAAAATGATCCAAAAAATAGCCAGGTGA
- a CDS encoding tetratricopeptide repeat protein translates to MTKGYRPSSTSKSATSRTSADDTIIDISEVKNQAENFIEKNKTLLTVIIGGILLVVGVYLAYKYLYIESDNKAALEQMYQAELLFEKDSFEMALNNPGGGFSGFKEIAENFGHTPAGNLAKYYAGVCALKLGNYDEAKSYFEDFDGKGEVMPILKYNALGDVNANLLDNEEAIKNYEKAISVRQNDFLTPVILKKLGILKESLGDTEGALKAYQEIKEKYLGSPDGVTIERYIINLKPELHQ, encoded by the coding sequence ATGACAAAAGGATACAGACCATCGTCCACTTCTAAATCTGCAACTTCCAGAACCTCTGCCGACGACACCATAATTGATATCAGTGAAGTTAAGAACCAAGCAGAAAACTTCATCGAAAAAAACAAGACTTTACTGACTGTGATTATTGGTGGAATCTTACTGGTGGTGGGAGTTTATCTGGCCTATAAGTATTTATACATAGAATCAGATAACAAAGCCGCTTTGGAACAAATGTACCAGGCTGAATTACTTTTTGAAAAAGATTCTTTTGAAATGGCGCTAAACAACCCGGGAGGTGGTTTTTCTGGATTTAAAGAAATCGCAGAAAATTTTGGCCATACCCCCGCAGGTAATCTGGCAAAGTATTATGCAGGCGTTTGTGCACTTAAACTTGGGAATTACGATGAAGCAAAGTCTTATTTTGAAGATTTTGATGGTAAAGGTGAGGTGATGCCAATATTGAAATACAATGCGCTTGGGGATGTCAATGCCAATTTATTGGACAACGAAGAGGCTATTAAAAATTATGAAAAAGCCATCAGCGTTAGGCAAAATGACTTCCTCACTCCGGTAATTCTCAAAAAACTTGGGATTTTAAAAGAATCTCTTGGTGATACTGAGGGAGCCCTGAAAGCATATCAGGAAATTAAGGAAAAATATCTTGGCTCTCCGGATGGAGTGACGATTGAGCGTTATATCATTAACCTCAAACCAGAATTGCATCAATAA
- the pdhA gene encoding pyruvate dehydrogenase (acetyl-transferring) E1 component subunit alpha gives MPQTISKSKQAKSTNGTSFRNYDKNTWLTWFETMYRIRKFEERTLMMYSQQKIRGFCHVYIGQEAIAAGLVTGIRKEDAVVTGYRQHGIALCRGLSSKSCMAELYGKATGCVKGKGGSMHFFSKEHRFFGGNGIVGAQIPIGTGIAFAEKYKNSDLLCVTMFGDGAARQGALYESFNMAMTWKLPVIYIVENNGYAMGTSVERTSNVNELYKIGAAFDMPSEQVDGMDPIAVHEALVKAAKHCRAGSGPYYLEIKTYRYRGHSVSDPGNYRSKEELEHYKKLDPVLVTEEKILKNKIANSAELDEIKERIKLEIDEAVLFAENSPFPEGSDLYSDNYVQTDYPFLND, from the coding sequence ATGCCACAAACCATTTCAAAATCTAAACAAGCCAAAAGTACAAACGGAACATCTTTCAGGAATTATGATAAAAACACCTGGTTGACTTGGTTTGAAACCATGTACAGAATCAGGAAGTTTGAAGAGCGAACATTGATGATGTATTCCCAACAAAAAATACGTGGATTTTGCCACGTTTACATTGGACAAGAAGCAATTGCAGCCGGATTGGTAACTGGCATTCGGAAAGAAGATGCAGTTGTGACCGGATACAGACAGCATGGCATTGCACTTTGCCGAGGTTTAAGCAGCAAATCCTGTATGGCTGAATTGTATGGCAAAGCCACCGGCTGCGTTAAGGGCAAAGGAGGATCCATGCACTTTTTCTCAAAGGAACATCGGTTCTTTGGTGGGAATGGGATCGTTGGCGCTCAAATACCAATCGGTACAGGTATTGCTTTTGCCGAGAAATACAAAAATTCCGATTTATTGTGTGTCACGATGTTTGGCGATGGTGCGGCTCGCCAAGGTGCACTGTATGAATCCTTTAACATGGCCATGACCTGGAAGCTTCCCGTAATTTATATTGTTGAAAACAACGGTTACGCAATGGGCACTTCAGTAGAAAGAACTAGCAATGTCAATGAATTATATAAGATCGGCGCTGCTTTTGACATGCCTTCAGAACAGGTGGATGGGATGGACCCAATTGCAGTCCATGAGGCACTCGTAAAAGCAGCAAAACATTGCCGTGCAGGATCAGGCCCTTATTATTTGGAAATAAAAACCTATCGTTATAGAGGTCATTCCGTGTCCGATCCAGGCAATTATCGGAGCAAAGAAGAGCTCGAACACTATAAGAAACTGGATCCCGTATTGGTTACTGAAGAAAAAATTTTAAAAAACAAGATTGCCAATTCCGCCGAATTGGATGAAATCAAAGAAAGAATCAAGTTAGAAATAGATGAGGCTGTGCTTTTTGCTGAAAACTCTCCTTTCCCCGAAGGATCTGATTTATACAGTGACAATTATGTCCAAACGGATTATCCTTTTTTAAATGATTGA
- a CDS encoding DNA replication/repair protein RecF: protein MVLRKLNLLNYKNLECISIAPHPQMNFIIGSNGAGKTNLLDSIYYTGMTRSYFSASDKNVCKFSQEFFRIEAFFSEQREDHELIVKVAPGAVKEFEWDGVPLKKATDHIGKVPVVLVSPDDIFSFIQDANSRRSFLDQTLVQTDHKYLTELLQYNRLLKQKTQLLKSPQLKGLETILDSFDQQMIQPAMYIAQKRAEMVAELNPLLIELSAIFSLNEQNSSLIYQSDSDDKILEKWHFDRPKDLRTARVHSGIHKDRLIAEFNGKSLKDFGSQGQIKTFILSLRLAQYNFLYEKCGMKPILLLDELFAKLDGARVRSLMQFLSSKHSGQCFITDNYLSRALDLKNQLVMESTIFELDKNGIRIYEKKQ, encoded by the coding sequence ATGGTATTGAGAAAACTTAATTTATTGAATTACAAAAACTTAGAATGTATTTCAATAGCACCACATCCACAGATGAACTTCATCATTGGTTCCAATGGGGCTGGCAAAACCAATCTTCTGGACAGCATTTACTATACCGGAATGACAAGAAGTTATTTCTCTGCATCGGACAAAAATGTATGCAAGTTCTCTCAGGAATTTTTTAGGATTGAAGCTTTTTTTTCAGAGCAGCGTGAAGATCATGAATTAATCGTGAAAGTAGCACCGGGAGCGGTTAAGGAATTTGAATGGGATGGAGTGCCCTTAAAAAAAGCAACAGATCATATTGGAAAAGTTCCAGTTGTTTTGGTGTCTCCGGATGATATATTTTCATTTATTCAGGATGCCAATTCAAGAAGATCATTTTTGGACCAGACGCTGGTTCAGACCGATCATAAATATTTGACTGAATTACTTCAGTACAATAGATTGCTTAAACAAAAAACCCAACTTTTAAAATCTCCTCAGCTGAAAGGCTTGGAGACGATTTTGGATAGCTTTGATCAGCAAATGATTCAACCAGCCATGTACATTGCTCAGAAAAGGGCAGAAATGGTGGCGGAACTTAATCCTCTTCTTATAGAGCTGTCAGCAATTTTTAGTTTGAATGAGCAAAATTCAAGTTTGATTTATCAGTCGGATTCGGATGACAAAATTCTCGAAAAATGGCATTTTGATAGACCAAAGGATTTGAGAACAGCAAGGGTTCATTCAGGAATTCACAAAGACCGGTTAATTGCTGAATTCAATGGAAAATCATTAAAGGACTTTGGTTCGCAGGGACAAATTAAGACGTTCATCCTTTCCTTAAGATTGGCTCAGTACAATTTTCTATATGAAAAGTGTGGAATGAAGCCCATTTTGTTGTTAGATGAGTTATTTGCAAAACTAGACGGAGCAAGGGTGAGGTCTCTGATGCAATTTCTGTCTTCCAAACATTCAGGACAATGTTTTATAACAGATAATTATTTGAGCCGAGCACTTGATTTAAAAAATCAGCTTGTAATGGAATCCACTATATTTGAGCTTGATAAAAATGGGATTCGGATCTATGAAAAAAAGCAATGA
- a CDS encoding DUF721 domain-containing protein, with translation MKKSNDQKLSEIIREFADQKPYKNKLFHKKVEVAWMELFGDLTKGYLEKLKIQNKILSVYLKSPSLRIELEMNKKLILSNINKKLAPDQLEDIKFR, from the coding sequence ATGAAAAAAAGCAATGATCAGAAATTGTCTGAGATTATTCGGGAATTTGCAGATCAAAAGCCCTACAAGAACAAACTTTTTCACAAAAAAGTCGAAGTTGCCTGGATGGAGTTGTTTGGGGATTTAACAAAAGGATATTTGGAAAAACTTAAAATTCAAAATAAGATACTTTCTGTTTATTTAAAGTCTCCAAGTTTGAGAATTGAATTAGAAATGAATAAGAAATTGATCTTAAGCAACATAAACAAAAAGCTTGCTCCCGATCAATTGGAGGATATAAAATTTCGTTGA